The proteins below are encoded in one region of Apium graveolens cultivar Ventura chromosome 4, ASM990537v1, whole genome shotgun sequence:
- the LOC141721301 gene encoding uncharacterized protein LOC141721301 → MESIVERVNQETDINNNQDIDISNILPEAVFSNIVSCLPVKEAARTSVLVKRWKHAWKYVTRLDLDPESIKTPYEKRVRGDSQEGQKLTPTRGSREEIERCTRSYTSIIRSIQNEITNCQIVHFPINVDDGDLKQWVNELLMKKKLTALSLKCYDNLITDGEKSLKPLELNPGIFSSLECLELTWYRLFNTSPFQSCEKLRILKLSSLVLGSKSIKKIFSLCKSLEEFSMFDCHGFSELKFFSRNLKFLELRCLHLKNINISSKALTTLILDRISCRWSSVIINAPSVTDLQAYCNLDIVGVHKILLTCKKLLNTSTFQSCEKLRILKLSRMGLGTESFTEVFSLCKNLEEFSMVDCPISELEISSQNLKILELRCLHLKNIIISAEALSTLILYEISCNWSSVVIDAPRVTDLQAYCNVEGVGGKFKEMYLSQEKLLERCTGFLSCHERSHPLYSSQMGYISAFRNLQELSTSLDLNDIRHTILLSYIFRVCSQLKRLDITVEVRDPCKVGNLYYPEHLFWEKKESFDCISNCLRAVSIQNFRGEVLEMEFVRYVITRAQRMRRVTVRCADDCTAEEVTATRNLLSFPKSSMDVLVIIEPPSPTADVQYLSHGAIFL, encoded by the exons AAGGGTTAATCAGGAGACTGATATAAACAATAATCAGGATATTGATATAAGCAATATTCTTCCTGAGGCAGTCTTCAGTAATATAGTATCATGTCTACCAGTGAAGGAAGCTGCAAGAACAAGTGTCTTGGTAAAAAGGTGGAAACATGCTTGGAAGTATGTGACGCGTCTTGATCTAGATCCAGAAAGCATTAAAACACCATATGAAAAGCGTGTCAGAGGAGATTCACAAGAAGGTCAGAAGCTCACTCCTACTAGGGGCTCAAGGGAAGAGATAGAACGTTGCACAAGGTCCTACACCTCCATCATCCGCTCCATACAAAATGAAATTACTAACTGTCAAATTGTTCATTTTCCTATCAATGTAGATGACGGAGATTTAAAACAATGGGTCAACGAGCTTCtcatgaaaaaaaaattaacagCGCTTTCTCTTAAATGTTATGATAATTTAATCACTGACGGAGAAAAATCTTTAAAACCTTTGGAATTAAACCCTGGTATTTTCAGTTCTCTAGAGTGTCTTGAACTGACTTGGTACAGACTCTTCAACACCTCTCCCTTCCAAAGTTGTGAAAAGCTTCGAATTCTGAAACTGAGCAGTTTGGTACTAGGTAGCAAGTCTATTAAGAAAATATTCTCTCTCTGCAAGAGTCTTGAGGAATTTAGCATGTTTGATTGTCACGGATTCTCAGAATTGAAATTCTTTAGTCGAAATCTCAAGTTTCTAGAGCTACGGTGCTTGCATCTTAAAAACATCAACATCTCTTCTAAAGCTCTCACGACCCTGATACTCGATCGGATATCTTGCAGATGGTCTTCTGTTATCATCAATGCACCAAGTGTTACCGATTTGCAAGCTTATTGTAACCTTGACATTGTAGGTGTCCATAAAATATTACTGACATGTAAAAAACTCTTAAACACCTCTACCTTCCAAAGTTGTGAAAAGCTTCGAATTCTGAAACTGAGCAGAATGGGACTCGGTACAGAGTCATTCACCGAAGTATTCTCTCTTTGCAAGAATCTCGAGGAATTTAGCATGGTTGATTGTCCAATCTCTGAATTGGAAATCTCTAGTCAAAATCTCAAGATTCTGGAGCTGCGGTGCTTGCATCTTAAAAACATCATCATCTCTGCTGAAGCTCTCTCAACCCTGATACTGTATGAGATATCTTGCAATTGGTCTTCTGTGGTCATTGATGCACCAAGAGTTACAGATTTACAAGCTTACTGTAATGTTGAAGGCGTCGGTGGAAAATTTAAGGAGATGTATCTGAGTCAGGAAAAGCTTCTTGAACGTTGCACCGGTTTTCTG TCCTGCCATGAACGTTCCCATCCTCTATATTCTTCTCAAATGGGATATATAAGTGCATTCCGAAATTTGCAAGAGTTGTCGACATCTTTGGATTTGAATGACATAAGACATACAATTCTTTTGTCGTACATATTCCGAGTGTGCTCTCAGTTGAAAAGGCTTGACATAACTGTGGAG GTTAGAGACCCGTGTAAGGTTGGAAACTTATACTATCCCGAGCATTTGTTTTGGGAGAAGAAAGAGAGTTTTGACTGCATTTCAAATTGTTTAAGAGCTGTGTCCATTCAGAACTTCAGGGGAGAAGTTCTTGAAATGGAATTCGTAAGGTATGTCATTACAAGAGCTCAAAGGATGCGTCGAGTTACTGTTAGATGTGCCGATGATTGCACTGCAGAAGAGGTAACTGCAACAAGGAACTTGTTGTCGTTTCCCAAAAGCTCTATGGATGTCTTAGTAATCATTGAGCCCCCTTCTCCCACAGCAG ATGTTCAATACCTCAGTCATGGCGCTATATTCCTTTGA